AAGCAGCAATTTAAGTGGAGATGCTCAGACCTGCCTCTTCTCCATCTCTACTGGGGGAGGGGGTAAAAAGTCAAGTCATTTGTAAAAACTTATTTAATTTTGATGTTGCCTGTCCTGTGAACTCTACATGGCATTGGTCAACTTGTTGTTAAAAGAGGACTGATGTGATTTGTGGAAAATAAAGCAAAGAGCTTTAAAGTCTTTCTTTAAGTACACACAGAAGTATTCGGACTGTGTTTGCTCTTCTCAGGTTTGCAGGTGAAATGTTTGAGTGAAACTCAAAATTAATTCAGAGCTGTGGTTGAGCTGTGGTCAGGCAGCAGTGGCCTGTTTTCATGCTGTGTGGTCTTGAATGCAACCTGACTGAATGATGTCATGGAGTCTTGGCGCTCCTGGAAGTGTGTGCTTATGTATGCGTGACTTATGAAGTGGAATGCTTTTTAAGTCTATCAGCCTGAGCTGAAGTGTTTGTCTTTCTTTGAATGTCCTAAAGCTCATTTTCTCTGTCTAAGGATGTGTGGACCTCCTGCTGAGGTTAACTTCTGGTTGATGGCTTATGCaggacttcctgtttcctttttccttccgttttcctcttcctgtttgTCTAAAAGACCAGAGGATGCAGGCTGGAAGAGCTGACCAGTGCTCATCGAGGTCACGTTTTTCTGCAgcgtacattttttaaattctttatttttaaaagtgtgCACAATGCAAATATGTACAGAAATAGGTTGTGGTGGAttctgcagtgtttttgtttcttgtttttcaaaggtgattttaaaaaaaaaaaaactatttataaTCACACTTATAATCTTAGTTTAAGGTTAGCTGAGGACAGTGCAGTTTTTCGTCTtcagaacaaattaagttgtatGTTTTTTGATTTTCAAACCCAAGTGACTTGGGCTTAAAGAATAATTTAGTACAAGTTTTAAATGTTCCTAAAGTTTTGTAGCACTCCTTTGCTATTGTGTCTTTATgaagtgatttttatttttttcccagctTATGCATATTTTGGTTCTATGTGCTAGTCTGAGCTTAGAAAATACTGGAATATGCATCcatattaaaatgtattcacCATATTTTTTTGCATAGTGTTTGGAAGCTGGGATAATCTGGGCTTTTAATGAAATCCTCCTATAAATACTGCAGCCATCTTGGATTAAATCTGGGTGGCTGTCTGGATATTTTAtaaacaaaactttatttaagcTTAATTAAATTAAACCCCGTGCATCACCACAAAAACATGATTGGTTTCCCGTGTTTGCTGATTTTCTCCCATATGTTTTTATTCAGGTCTTAAAATGTGTCTTGTTTACTGTGGGTGACAATCAGTCATTGCTCTGCCCTCTTTTTCCAGGTTGCCTTGGTGACACACAGTTCTGCTTCCGGTTCCGGCAGGGTTCCAACAGGAAGACATCACTTGGCTGCTTCTTGGAAACCACTGACAGAGACGCGCCACCTTGTCTGAAGGTCAGGCACCGctcattaacacacacacagctctgtaGGCGCATAAACTGCACAGTGTAGAGTTTTGTGTGCTGAGAGTAAAATAAGAATCTGTGAACTGAtaatttgctgtgtgtgtgtgtgttacagaggGAGCAGGGCCATTACTACGGTTATGTGTACTTCCGTCAGGTGCGAGACAAATCTCTGAAGAGAGGATACTTCCAGAAGGTCAGTGTCATACTGCAGGAGGACTAAATACAGCCGGTGATAGAAAACTTAAGCATGAACAAGGATCCAGCACACTATGCACTGTGTTAAAACAACGTAACATTTGAGAGAGATTATGCTTCCTATTACCACAATAGGACTAATGATGGTTTTAAGCTATTTTTATTCCACATTTCAGAGATTAAATGGTTTCAGCAACACCTCTTGGTTATGATTTTAGGCTTACGATAGTAGTACTCCCACATCAGGCAAGGTTACATTGCGATTAACTGTATTAGCGATATAAAAACTGCATGCATGTTAAATTTGATATATAAATatctaaaatgttttatttttaccccACGTTATTTCAAAAGGCCTTTGCATCTCACTCCTCCCATCTGATCACTGAACAAATGCCAAATTAATTCACCTTATGTTTATTTGGCACCTTCCTTAATAGACTGATGATGCGATTGATGGATTTAATGTGGTGCAAATGTAACATTATACTTTATCATGACCGCAGGtacacagagggttaaaataagaaacaaaGGCCCATGTCGAGCATACACTGGTTCAAGCTGTGGGTttgattctgtttttatttgcagtttAAAAACCATAAGATATTTATTTGTTCCAGGTCTTTGTTTTGTGACACTTTTGAGATTTCTTGTAGTTTTCTGCTTTTGCTAGCTGACGCCCTTTGGGGTTTGATCTATTACTAGACAAAATGAGGGATTGTCGGGTCACTGTATTCTGACATCTTTCAgacaaaatcaaaatcaaaccaCTAAAAAAATTACATACTGATGAAATGTCTGAAAATacaattcccttttttttttctttctttcttgctgTGCCTGTCTCTTTCCAGTCTCTCGTCTTGATCAGTCAGCTGCCCTATGTGACCTTCTTCCACTCGCTGCTGAAGATTATGGCTCCTGAATACTTTGAGAAACAGGAGCCCTGCCTGGAGGCTGGTCAGTTTGATTACCTGTCTGTATGTAATCATTTATGTAATCCAGTCTCAGCTCCGTGTGGTCCAGAAGAGTTAACTGCACAGTCCTTAGTTCAcactttcacaatgctttcACATCCTCGTTATATCTAGtttcagcatttttattttgatggCACAACATATCAGCTTGGCAGCAGGTCCCCTGTACTGAGACTTCTGGGTTTATCAGATGTCACTGTAAGCTTGGTTCCCCTCTTACAAAGTTTAGAGAAACCAGTTTGttgcacatttaattacaagacatgtattttatatatattctcAGGAATGAGTTTCCTCTCGTCTGTTTAGGTTTTGAGGAATTCAAGAATACAGCAAAATGAGATGTAATTGATATGGTCAGACCTGAAAAAGATGTTTTACTTAGGACTAAGGTACAATTTAAGATGTTGACAGCCAAACCAAACTGTCACTGTCTGAttcagagaaacaggaaaataaaaaggtaaatataattttaaaatgactaaaacagcttgttttttgttttttcttttgctttactTTCATCAACCAAAAACCACAAAATAGAAATGTCCTCTTAGAGCAAGTTTTTCCCTCTAATGTCAGTGTCTCTAATATTTAATATCTAATATGTGTTGGAAATACTGCTTTTCACTAATTTCACCCAGGCTAGTAACAAACAAGGAGAGCCCACGCACAGTAGGGTTTAATTAGTCAGTCAAATTACCTAATCAAGAATTGGTGCAGTGAGATGTGAGAGTATGGTAAACAGTGCCACCTAAGGTGTCTCATTGAAAAAGTATATAAAGTTGGAtaaggctgcaaaaacaaaataaccaaACAAACCAAGAGAGGATCGTGAATAAGTGTGTTTTCACACCTGTGGTGTTTAGTCCATTTAGTTCACAGTAATTGGACTTAAGTATAGTCCAAAACAGCTGCACTGTGACCGTTTGGAGGAATAAACCCCAGAGTGGTTTGTTTATGGTGTGATGTGATCCGACCCTGATCCTGCAAGGTGTATGTTACAAGTTTGAGATAAAAAATGTCCCATAGCCACGTATGCTTTGTATTCTCAATGTGGGAAGGTACTACAGATATGCAAAGGTCTGTAGGGACTAGCAGCTAGCTGTGAAATGAATGTAAATTCTCCATGTTCTCCAGTGGTCCAGAACACAGCACCTTcttcctgtatttacttttgttgcTGCACTCATTGCTCCTGGCCATTGAGTGGACTCGCATGGTTTGTAGTGATGCATTTTGGCTTGCTTGGAGTTCtttgtgtgaaaaaaaacacaccaaaccAAACAATGTGAAAAAAGTACTAAACTAAGTTTACGAACTCATCAGCTGATTCGGATCAGAGTAAACGAACTATAAGTGGAAACGGTGTGGACTGAAAGACGGGTTGTCCTGTAGGGCACTCCTACCTCTCAGGTGCAGCCACTTTTTTGATGAGCTTCCCAGACTGCTCCTGAAAGTAATCAGGAAGGGGTGGGAGCCTTGGAGGGTCGGCCAACCCATTGTTTTACCCATGTCTAATTGGAAACTATTTAAAGGGATTGTAGATTCTAGTTGATTATAGATTAATATCGACCAGTATAAGGCAATGATGCCATCTTTAATTTGGTAAGGGATGAtcctcttattttgaaagtttgaTTGCACATTGACTAAGGAATTGTAAATCACAAGTGGTTTGCCAAGTCAGAAAGCACTTTTCTGTTGAGGGTGGATTATACTCTGTTCCACAAATGACACTGAAAGCTGGAGACACAACGGCCGAGCAGTCCTTCCTGTTATACTTCGTTGAAGTCAGCTACCTGGGCCTGCCTGCCATGCGTAGTTGGTGCATTGAAATCTAAATTTTCCACAGTACAGTACTCATGATTAGAAAAAAACAGGCAGACATTTTGACCATTGCATTTACTGTCTGACAATGGAATTTGCATCAGAGACCAAAGCAGACCCTAGTGGACTTGCAGATGTGGAAAGTATGAAACCTGCTTGAGACTTCATGGGACGTGAAGTCTGTTTGAAACCACAGCTATCAAAATCTAGTTGCAGTTGCAGTTTAAGCCACTTTCTCATTGTCTGTCTTAATTTTTTGGACCCAGACTACATACATACACTTGATAcatacacttcctgtttctgatggAGAACTGGAACGTGCCATGTGAGCTCACTGAGGGTGAGCAGTGACTGTAGCTGACTGTGAACTTGTCTTGCCACAGAAGAAGAATAATATCAGAGAGGCAGCCAATTATTTCTGTGTACTTAAATAAAtccctttttctgttttcagagaagatctttttttaattcaaaattgttgttgtgtttgataGCTTGTAATGACATCGATCGCTGGCCAACGCCTCATCCTGGACGAATCCTGACGCTGCCTATCATGGGTGTAGTCCTCAAGGTACACTCACTCACTAAGTTGAAACCAGCAGACGTTTAGTTTTGACATGTCGTGACAGGTAAAGATCAGGTCTAATTAATAACTTTAAAGATGGCTTGATTCAATTTCCCACGATAGgcaaatatttgtttaatcAGGCAGTCTTGTTCAGGTAGAACAAGAATCCTTCGCAGTCAGCAGAAACCTGTACTTTAAAGCAGGATTTAGGGGCTTAGTGAGGTAACGTCAATGTTTTCAATGTTATGGAGTTGGTTCACTACTTCTGTATCCTTcatgtcttttattttgttttaaagaatACAAATTGGTACAGTTCTGGGACTGAAGGCTTGGTTTAGTTAAGTTTATCACTTTAATGAGTGTTTTAatacatttgtatttaaaaaaataaataaaaatctgatttcaaagtgctttaattCAGCAGTCGTTCACTGTTAATGATCAAAACGTGTTATTAGAATGAATTTTTGAATTTTACGTGGTTGCTGGTAGGGAACATAACAACAGCAGTGGCTACAATGACTCCAGACATGCTCGTAAAAGTATGAAACGAGTTTGACTATCGTAAGGATGCATGTCTTAAGTCTAGGGTAGGGTTGTAACTAAAGATTATTTTCTTCAATTACTCGATTAGTCAACGACTATTTCAGTAACTCTTATCTCCGCTTCCTGTGGGCAGACCTTCTGTTCTAGGCTCCATCACCCTGTTGTCTCGTCCCacagcaaattaaaataaaaacccaggaaacaatttgaaaataatcaaatgtatttctaacatttttcaATATGACagagtaaaaatgaaataaataatattatttaagTAATACAAATTAAAGTGCTAgtagtatttaaacaaaaataatctgcaaacaAGAAACTAAAAATAGTTTCTGTCTAAAAGTTCAAATAAACTTCAAATCAAAAAGATTTTGTCCAGTCCAAAATGACAAGTTTCCAAAGATGATTCAGTTCATGAATTACGATTGCACTAAACATAATGTGGAGTGAGGCTTGGTCTTATATTTGAGATGATGTTCCCAGCTGCTGCTAGAGATGCACTCTTTCATGACTTCAGCCATTTAAGATTTGCATGAGCCTCTTTTCAGGACGAACTCTTCTATATGCCTGTGGATAATACTAGTAAGAAGGACCTAAACAGAATTAGAAAAGGCCATTACTAATCACAAATGTGGTTGTATGTCGTTGTTTCTCTGATGAAAATCTGTGCTATGTGCTGCAGGTTCGCATCCCAACCTCTTATGATAAACCAGGAACGTCACAGCTGGTCCAATCCGCCCAGGTGatcttacacatacacacacacactcagtgtcTGTATGATGTCTGTGATGACACACTGAGCATTATGTGAATATTAAAGCTggaagtgtgtttttgtgttataGAGTGATAGCATGGTGTCCATTGTGCTCCCAACAATTCATGAAGTGGACCTCTTCAGGTGAGTCCTGCAGGTCAAGGCTGATTTAGACTGAATCTTTATAGCGCCTAAGATGCAACCTATGTTACATAATAGTCTCATTGCCACATTGAAGCTTGTGATTGGTGTTAATTAGCTTGTTGTCAtgtctctgtcttttggtgTGAGTCTTGGTCGCtggcatccatccattttctactgCTTATCAGGGTTGCTAGAGtatatcccagctgtcattcACACCtatagaatcaccaattaacctaacctcaATAATTACATGTGTTTGGACTCTGGGAGGAACTTCACGCAGAAATTCCACCGTCCTCCCAGATGGtggagtcgaactcgggaccTTCTTTCTGCACTGTGCTGCCAgaatattttatgtattttaccaTTATTGTTGTGTGACAATGTCTAGATTAGGTTAGCGTTATTTATATGTTAGGATTGTTTAGGTAATTTTTGGATATTTTTTAGTGACTTGCTTTTGTATGATAATGTATGTTGGGATTGTATTTGGTGTAAGTTGAGAAAAGCAATCTCCATCCATTTGTTACAAATGTGTGTCCTTATATTGCTGATCATCATAACTTACATCAAGGTAATAATTGTTATGCTCTTACTGATCTGTCTGAAACCTGGTGCGTGGCACTGAATGAGCCAGTTGGCTGCAGACTGCATCGGTGTGAATTTCCAGGGACGTACACGTCAGGTTAAGGTGTAACGTGTACCTACAGGGTAGATTTAACACAGAAATTTTAATCCTCTGTCACAGTGTTCTTCATGCTTCTGACATGTTTTTTCCCCACCTGCTGCTTAGTAATGGTACTGCCATTGAATCAAGAACAATATCACTTGATGCTTCAGCTGAGGACAACGGCTtatcaaaaaaacaacaacaaaacaataaaatccactGAGAGAAAGTGAAGACAGACCTTTCACAAGGAGGGTTAATTTCAGTGTTTAGTTGGCGTCTCTTAAAACTTGCTTCTACCCTGTGTCTCTGTGGGGGAAGTGCAGACAAAATGAATAGTCATGCCCATTATTAAAAGGTTAGAGTTACTGTTTTTGGTGCTCTGCTGTCAGGAAGGGTAAATTAGCATATTCTGTATTCAGGTAAAAAAGAATATTAATCACCCAGCTTGGTGGTTGTGCTCCTGACCAAATCTACTGAAACCCTTTAAGACTTTCAGGTTCTGAGGTAAATGAATAAATTTGAAATCTAGCAGTTCAACAAGGTTCGACCTGAGAATGCAACACAGGCGTGTGTCTTTGACATTGCCAAAATTGACTGGTTTGCAAACATTGGTAAAGAGACTTACTCCACTCATTGTCCCCCCCCAGGTGTTTCTATCCAGTCTTCTTCCATCTCCAGATGCTTTGGGAGTTGGTGTTGCTGGGGGAGGCACTTGTTGTCATGGCGCCATCACCAGCAGAGTCATCTGATACTGTGCTAGCGTTGGTCAGGTAAGTTAGCAGCAGTTATTGTGCCAGGATAATACATTGACCTGTACCTGACAACAAACCCAAAGCTAATTTTTACATAATTTTGTGTCTTCATGTCCAGGAAAATTGGATGTATGACACCTAGAAATGTCTTCCTGTTATAAATGTGTTATAAAGTGTAATTTATAGCCCAGCAAATGAGTCGGTCTACATATGTTTCTGTTTGTACAGTGATCAGAAAGGTTGATTTTCATCCAATGCATACTGGCATATGCGTCAGTAAAATGCTGATTTGTTTAAAATGGGCTTGGCCTAGAATATGCCAAGcatattatatttaaattgtGAATACTTGAGATCTCTACAAAATCAGTGcgattttattaatttaaaaaaaaaaaaaaaacaacccttaATCCTGTCACCTTcacgtgtttttaaaaatgttaaaaaaaaggcacaaaaatgcCAGATGTACCAAAACTTAcacaaattaaaactcaaatattaaaactgacatttaattatttcttcttcttcttcttctccttctcctcctcctcctcctcctcctcctcctcctcctctttttaatttgtcagaaGGTTCAGTAAACGCTCTAGTttcaaaatgttagaaaatttttttaatgtttttttttttttttccccctctgcaGCTGCATTGCTCCTCTGCGTTACTGCAGTGATTTCCGGCCGTACTTCACCATTCATGACAGTGAGTTTAAGGAGTACACCACCAGGACGCAGGCTCcgtaagtaaaaataaatgattaaaaataaaattatgccATGCTGTTGTGTCATTGGTATTATTAGCTGGGATAAATTTGTGGACAGTGGAGCGATCAGCTGGTGAAGATTCTGTTGCCAAGAGGGGATATGCAGAAAACCACGAGTAgatttgtaaaacaaaaagtatCTATTTCACCTTCAAATAAATTTTATAAAATAGCAACAGGAGCTGCTGGAACAGGCTGCCACTCCATACAGCAGCAGGAAAAAACGTCTTGATGGGGCGTGGTCATTCAGGATGTTTGAAATTCCAATTTAAGATGGAGCCAATGAACAGAAGCTACTTTGGGAGAAATTTGTTGAGTGTTGAAAATTGTTTTTTGCTTATTGGTGTTAAAAGTTATtaatctgtgtttctgcaggccGTCAGTCATTCTAGGAGTGACCAATCCTTTTTTTGCAAAAACTCTGCAGCACTGGCCGCACATCATCCGCATCGGAGACATGAAACAAGCAGGTAAACATTACAGCTTCAGCAAACTGAGACATACAGGGTCTCAAACCTGACCAAAAAGATGTCTCTGTCCAAAAAGTGTGTTGATATCCTGTATCCCATACTTTTATAGACTGGCTCTGCATGTTTTTTCGTGGCTTTGTTTATCATCTAGATTTTCAGGATATCAGGATACTACAGTAGGTAATGATGTATTGGAAATGGAGGAGAAATATTAACCTGTCCGATCACTCTTTTCACCACCTGGTACTCGCAGGAGAGATGGCCAAGCAGATGAAAGTCAAGAAACTGAAAAACCTCAAAACTCTGGACTCTAAACCCGGTAAATATTTCACATCCCCTttgtattccatttatttttctgtattatgaagattttttatttttttaatacattacATGAAATCTCtcctctcactcactcactcactcactcacacacacacacacacacacacacacacacacacaccgacaaATTGTGCAAGAGGTCCCGCAATAACTAAAAAACAGTctgataagtgtgtgtgtgtgtgtgtgttctgtagGTGTGTACACTGCATATAAACCGTATCTCAACAAAGATGAAGAAATCATCAAACAGCTTCAAAAGGTGAGAtgtttcccattttaaagtatcaCCTTATTCATtattgaaaatatgaaatatttttatgtattttcttgttttgcaGGGTGTTCAACAGAAGAGACCCTCTGCAGCCCAGAATGCAATTCTTCGACGCTACTTCTTAGAACTTACACAAAGCTTCATCATTCCACTGGTAACAACCAATTACTTTATGTCTGTGGTATCCTCCAATCAGATCCTAGAACTCTATAATGAATGCTGTGTTTTTAGAGTTGAAGCTCTGAGTTTGAAAGATTTTACAGAAGTGGATTTAACTCTGATGCATTGTGCTGTGAAGCTGTAAAtatgtaattttaattttataaatGACAATAAGCATTTTAGGCTTCAACTAAAATGATTTGTACATGTGATGCAGGAGCGGTACGTGGCCAGTCTGATGCCTCTCCAAAAGTCCATCAGTCCCTGGAAGAGTCCTCCTCAGCTACGACCGTTCATACAGCAGGACTTCATGAAGACACTGGAGAAAGCTGGACCTCAGCTTACGTCCAGACTGAAAGGAGACTGGATAGGACTCTACAGGTGCAGGCATAGGCCTTTATTATAAAATCTATCTGCAGAAATTAATTTATCAGATGGTAATCTGTATTTTTTAAGCTCATAAGCCATGGAAGCTTTTACTGGGTTAAGTATGAATGGTTTGATTGTAACACAGACTGAAAGGATGTCAGTAGTGAATCACTGACATGTTGTAGAAATGCAGACTATCCTGAGTGTCATAtgaactccttttttttttctttttt
This genomic interval from Oreochromis niloticus isolate F11D_XX linkage group LG5, O_niloticus_UMD_NMBU, whole genome shotgun sequence contains the following:
- the dennd6a gene encoding protein DENND6A, with the translated sequence MALQGPEELGEPVEEPEDLDDQDASSISPAEEITLPPGPGGDEETEEALLLPWDRFSAWLHCICVVGFDLELGQAVEVIYPHHSKLSEKEKTSICYLSFPDSNSGCLGDTQFCFRFRQGSNRKTSLGCFLETTDRDAPPCLKREQGHYYGYVYFRQVRDKSLKRGYFQKSLVLISQLPYVTFFHSLLKIMAPEYFEKQEPCLEAACNDIDRWPTPHPGRILTLPIMGVVLKVRIPTSYDKPGTSQLVQSAQSDSMVSIVLPTIHEVDLFRCFYPVFFHLQMLWELVLLGEALVVMAPSPAESSDTVLALVSCIAPLRYCSDFRPYFTIHDSEFKEYTTRTQAPPSVILGVTNPFFAKTLQHWPHIIRIGDMKQAGEMAKQMKVKKLKNLKTLDSKPGVYTAYKPYLNKDEEIIKQLQKGVQQKRPSAAQNAILRRYFLELTQSFIIPLERYVASLMPLQKSISPWKSPPQLRPFIQQDFMKTLEKAGPQLTSRLKGDWIGLYRHFLKSPNFDGWFRNRRKEMTQKLEALHLEALCEEDLQKRIQKHTEVETVDLVLKLKDKLTQAEREKLPVRPGTLEKLRAHIEGVILTLPEDLQGILHKPTTL